From Acidobacteriota bacterium:
TGTAGAGCTCGACGTTGCGTACCGGCAGCGGCACGGGTTCCTCCCCGCGCAGGGAAGGGAGGCAGAGGGCGACGACGGTGGCGAAAAACAGGGCGCGTTTTCTGGTCATGGTTTCGGTCTCCTGGAACACAATATAGCACTCACGGTCCCGATCCGATATCCTTCTGTCATGACCTCCTCCGCCGCGGATTCCTTCGCCTTCGAACCCTTCTCGGCCCCGCACCTGGCGGCGCTCGCCGTCGTCGCGCTCGCGGGGGCGCTGGCATTCCACCTCGGGCGCACCCTCGGCCCGTCGGGACGGAAGGCTGCGGGAAGGCTGCTCGCCCTGCTGATTCTGGGCTACGGGGGGGCCGTCTACACCCGCCAGGCCCTGGCCTGGGGCCTGGGCTGGGCCTGGTCCCTCCCGCTCGACCTGTGCAACCTTACCCTCATCGTGTGCGTCGCGGCGCTCTGGCGCCCGCGGCCGCTGCTGATCGAATACGCCTATTACCTGGGGATCGGAGGGGGGGTGCAGGCGCTCGCGACCCCCGATCTCGCGGGAGGGGGGTGGGACTTCGTCCTCTTCTTCTGGGGGCACGGGGTGGTGCTGGCGGCCGTGCTCTTCCTGGTCTCCGGGCCCGCGTTCGCGATGCGCCCGGGCGCGGTCGGGCGCATGATGCTGGGGATCAACCTCTATGCGCTGGCCGTCGGGGCCCTCAACGCGGCGGCGGGGTGGAACTACGGCTACCTCTGCCGCAAGCCGGCGGCGCCGTCGCTGCTGGACCACCTGGGGCCCTGGCCCTGGTACCTGGCGGCCCTGGAGGGGATCGCGCTCGCCACCTTCCTGGTCCTGGACCTCCCCTGGCGCCTGCGGCGCCCGTTGACTCAT
This genomic window contains:
- a CDS encoding TIGR02206 family membrane protein; the encoded protein is MTSSAADSFAFEPFSAPHLAALAVVALAGALAFHLGRTLGPSGRKAAGRLLALLILGYGGAVYTRQALAWGLGWAWSLPLDLCNLTLIVCVAALWRPRPLLIEYAYYLGIGGGVQALATPDLAGGGWDFVLFFWGHGVVLAAVLFLVSGPAFAMRPGAVGRMMLGINLYALAVGALNAAAGWNYGYLCRKPAAPSLLDHLGPWPWYLAALEGIALATFLVLDLPWRLRRPLTHN